One window of Channa argus isolate prfri chromosome 4, Channa argus male v1.0, whole genome shotgun sequence genomic DNA carries:
- the tjp1b gene encoding tight junction protein ZO-1 isoform X10 has translation MGQVKSMIRQVEGVVQLPNRAPGFGFGIAISGGRDNPHFQSGETSIVISDVLKGGPAEGLLQENDRVVMVNAVSMDNVEHAYAVQQLRKSGKIAKITIRRKRKVHVPMGRLGERETMSEHDEEEDSYDEEIYETRSGRSGAYSGVGGAMGRRSGRSSGRRDRDRERSGSRERSLSPRSDRRSHNLPPRPAKVTLVKSRKNEAEYGLRLASHIFVKDISPESLAARDGNIQEGDVVLKINGTVTENLSLIDAKKLIERSKGKLKMVVQRDDRATLLNIPDLDDSIASANASDRDDISDIHSLASDHSNRSHDRHRSSHSRSPDRRSEPSDHSRHSPPQTSNGSHRSRDDERISKPASTPAKLAEEVPLPKPKESAVAREDKQFPPLPEPKPVYAQPGQPDVDLPVSPSDAPVPSAAHDDSILRPSMKLVKFKKGESVGLRLAGGNDVGIFVAGVLEDSPAAKEGLEEGDQILRVNNVDFANIIREEAVLFLLDLPKGEEVTILAQKKKDVYRRIVESDVGDSFYIRTHFEYEKESPYGLSFNKGEVFRVVDTLYNGKLGSWLAIRIGKNHQEVERGIIPNKNRAEQLSSVQYTLPKTAGGDRADFWRFRGLRSSKRNLRKSREDLSSQPVQTKFPAYERVVLREAGFLRPVVIFGPIADVAREKLSREEPDLFELAKSEPRDAGTDQRSSGIIRLHTIKQIIDRDKHAVLDITPNAVDRLNYAQWYPIVVFLNPDNKQGVKNMRTRLCPESRKSARKLYERAIKLRKNNHHLFTTTINLNNMNDGWYGALKETIQQQQNQLVWVSEGKADGTTEDDLDIHDDRLSYLSAPGSEYSMYSTDSRHTSDYEDTDTEGGAYTDQELDETLNDEVGLPTGPAITRSSEPVREDPPVIQETPGCPGYQHPLQPDPASRIDPAGFKMAAPQQQDEAALPMPLLPPTVVAPPAVEQPVQLEGMHLEEPSAAAAAPQADSLSSPSPAPELIQPPPPPPLHEPHLSGLPGPEPKMYKKDLYNLEDPVRINHGLKQSLSYSHQPPYQDKQPYREYDHPPYGYDGGGYAEPKPHNTDSHLHYDNRVPHYNEQWPPYDQQTSSSQPTGYQPGHQQPMGYNPRSPYEDGPGRDYSPPQPRYDEAPPVGYDGRPRHSKPGPIRYDEPPPPPPASYDARSPYEAEPHGFPINSPRSPEPPKQYYGDSILRPSYIPGPPHRGYKQGIHEPINSEPTIPPPKPETLPSPGEPALTPGTKPLPPPPREDVDEDPAMKPQSVLNRVKMFENKRSVSMDRAKEGAESSVLRPADVPKPVSAPGPVLKANSLSNLEQEKSVYRAPEPQKPHTKPLDDVVRSNHYDPDEDEEYYRKQLSYFDRRSFDSKAMGQPNPGITRFYDLPKPSQLSYPYNRVESAEKVSPVEKRYEHLPQISPASQYGPPASAIPPSTLPKLSPSDAISIPEPLSSPNPKPELAALRQTSREEPAPVGYLPPRGLPDKSPVNGTDAAPPKTLGAPAPTGYNRYVPKPYTSSARPFERKFESPKFNHNLLPNDTQVKTDLLSKSTTVSNSSGKPQLSPQPPDHDSGLDTFTRTMDNRPKYQHNNINAIPKAIPVSPSALEDDDEDEGHTVVATARGIFNCNGGVLSSIETGVSIIIPHGAIPESVEQEIYFKVCRDNSILPPLDKEKGETLLSPLVMCGPHGLKFLKPVELRLPHCASMTPDGWSFALKSSDSSSGDPKTWQNKSLPGDPNYLVGANCVSVLIDHF, from the exons ATGGGGCAAGTAAAGTCTATGATCAGGCAAGTGGAAGGTGTCGTGCAGTTGCCTAATCGg gCACCAGGGTTTGGCTTTGGAATTGCCATATCAGGGGGTCGGGATAACCCTCATTTTCAGAGCGGCGAGACCTCCATTGTCATCTCGGATGTGCTGAAGGGAGGCCCAGCAGAAGGCCTGTTGCA GGAAAATGACAGAGTTGTTATGGTCAATGCAGTCTCTATGGACAATGTGGAGCATGCATATGCTGTCCAGCAGCTTCGTAAAAGTGGAAAAATTGCCAAAATT ACAATCAGACGGAAGAGGAAGGTGCATGTCCCCATGGGCCGATTAGGGGAACGGGAAACTATGTCAGAGCATGACGAGGAGGAGGACAGCTATGATGAAGAGATATACGAGACACGAAGCGGACGCAGTGGTGCTTACAGTGGTGTGGGTGGGGCCATGGGAAGGCGCAGCGGGCGGAGCAGTGGGCGAAGGGACAGGGACCGCGAGCGCAGTGGCTCACGGGAGAGGAGTCTATCCCCACGTTCTGACCGGCGCTCACACAACCTGCCCCCACGTCCTGCCAAGGTCACACTTGTCAAATCCCGGAAAAATGAAG CAGAATATGGCCTGCGCCTGGCCAGCCACATCTTTGTCAAGGACATTTCCCCTGAGAGCCTGGCAGCCCGGGACGGCAACATCCAGGAAGGGGACGTTGTACTAAAG ATCAATGGCACAGTGACAGAGAACCTCTCCTTGATAGACGCCAAGAAGCTGATAGAAAGGTCAAAGGGCAAGCTAAAAATGGTTGTTCAGAGGGACGATAGAGCGACCTTGCTGAACATCCCTGACCTCGATGACAGTATTGCTTCCGCCAACGCCTCTGACAGAGATG ACATTTCAGATATTCATTCTCTGGCATCCGACCATTCCAATCGATCGCATGACAGACATCGTAGCAGTCACTCTCGCTCTCCAGACAGACGATCCGAGCCGTCGGACCACTCCAGACACTCGCCCCCACAAACAAGCAATGGCAG TCACAGAAGTCGTGATGATGAACGAATCTCAAAACCGGCTTCGACACCAGCGAAGCTAGCGGAGGAGGTTCCTCTGCCCAAGCCGAAGGAGTCTGCTGTTGCCAGAGAGGACAAACAGTTTCCACCACTCCCAG AGCCCAAGCCGGTATATGCTCAGCCTGGACAGCCAGATGTAGACCTGCCAGTCAGTCCCTCTGATGCCCCTGTGCCAAGTGCTGCCCATGATGATAGTATCTTACG GCCAAGCATGAAACTGGTGAAGTTTAAGAAGGGGGAAAGTGTGGGGCTGCGGCTTGCTGGAGGGAATGATGTGGGCATCTTCGTAGCTGGAGTGCTAGAGGATAGCCCAGCTGCTAAGGAGGGCCTGGAGGAGGGTGACCAAATTCTCAGG GTAAATAATGTAGATTTTGCAAACATAATTCGAGAGGAGGCAGTGCTGTTCCTCCTGGACCTTCCTAAGGGTGAAGAGGTGACCATTTTggcacagaagaagaaagatg TGTATCGGCGGATCGTGGAGTCAGATGTCGGTGACTCCTTCTACATTCGAACACATTTTGAGTATGAAAAGGAGTCTCCTTATGGATTAAGCTTTAACAAGGGTGAGGTTTTCCGTGTAGTTGACACCCTCTACAATGGCAAGCTGGGCTCCTGGCTTGCTATCCGTATTGGCAAGAATCATCAAGAGGTGGAGAGGGGCATCATCCCGAACAAAAACAG AGCGGAGCAGCTCTCCAGCGTGCAATACACCCTTCCAAAAACAGCAGGGGGCGACAGGGCTGACTTCTGGAGGTTCCGTGGTCTTCGCAGCTCCAAGAGGAACCTTaggaagagcagagaggacCTCTCCTCTCAACCAGTCCAGACAAAGTTTCCAGCTTATGAAAGAGTAGTCTTGAGAGAGG ccGGTTTCCTGAGACCAGTTGTGATTTTTGGGCCCATCGCTGACGTTGCTCGGGAAAAACTCTCCAGAGAAGAGCCTGATCTTTTTGAGCTTGCAA AGAGTGAACCGAGAGATGCAGGAACAGACCAGCGTAGTTCAGGAATCATTCGTCTTCACACCATTAAGCAGATCATTGACAGA GACAAACATGCTGTGCTAGACATCACACCTAATGCTGTGGACAGGCTGAACTATGCTCAGTGGTACCCAATTGTAGTCTTCCTAAATCCTGATAATAAGCAGGGTGTAAAGAACATGAGGACCAGACTATGTCCAGAGTCCAGGAAGAGTGCAAGGAAGCTCTATGAGAGAGCCATTAAACTGAGGAAAAATAATCACCACCTGTTTACCA CCACCATCAACTTGAACAATATGAATGACGGCTGGTACGGCGCATTGAAAGAAACAATCCAGCAACAGCAGAACCAGTTGGTGTGGGTGTCAGAGGGCAAG GCGGATGGCACTACAGAGGATGACTTGGACATCCACGATGACCGTCTGTCCTACCTATCAGCGCCAGGTAGCGAGTATTCAATGTATAGTACGGACAGCCGCCACACTTCTGACTATGAGGACACGGACACGGAGGGTGGAGCATACACAGACCAGGAACTTGACGAGACTTTGAATGATGAGGTGGGTCTGCCCACCGGGCCCGCCATCACTCGCTCTTCAGAGCCTGTGCGAGAAGACCCACCTGTAATTCAGGAAACTCCTGGTTGCCCTGGATACCAGCACCCTTTGCAGCCTGACCCAGCCAGTCGCATAGACCCTGCTGGATTCAAAATGGCCGCCCCACAGCAG CAAGATGAAGCTGCTCTGCCCATGCCCTTGTTGCCTCCGACGGTGGTAGCGCCCCCTGCTGTTGAGCAGCCTGTACAGCTAGAGGGTATGCACCTAGAGGAGCCGTCTGCTGCAGCCGCAGCTCCTCAGGCTGACTCACTTAGCAGCCCCAGCCCTGCCCCTGAGCTTATTcagcccccaccaccaccaccactacatGAACCCCACCTGTCTGGACTGCCTGGTCCAGAACCAAAG ATGTATAAGAAAGATCTGTACAATTTGGAGGACCCAGTGCGAATCAACCATGGCCTGAAGCAGTCTCTGAGCTACAGTCACCAGCCACCGTACCAGGACAAACAGCCATACCGCGAATACGACCACCCGCCTTACGGATATGATGGAGGCGGCTATGCAGAACCAAAGCCTCACAACACTGACTCTCACCTGCACTACGACAACCGTGTGCCTCATTACAATGAACAGTGGCCCCCCTATGACCAGCAGACCTCATCCTCCCAGCCCACAGGGTACCAGCCGGGCCACCAGCAACCCATGGGCTACAACCCCCGGTCACCCTACGAGGATGGACCAGGGAGGGACTACAGCCCCCCTCAGCCACGATACGATGAGGCCCCACCAGTGGGCTATGATGGCAGACCACGCCACAGTAAACCTGGGCCTATTCGTTATGATGAACCTCCACCACCGCCCCCAGCAAGCTATGACGCCCGCTCTCCCTATGAAGCAGAACCTCACGGCTTTCCCATTAATTCACCTCGTTCGCCAGAGCCTCCAAAGCAGTATTACGGTGACTCTATTCTGAGGCCCTCCTACATTCCTGGACCTCCACACCGGGGCTATAAGCAAGGGATACATGAGCCTATAAACTCTGAACCCACTATTCCCCCACCTAAACCAGAGACCCTGCCCTCCCCAGGTGAACCAGCACTCACACCAGGCACCAAacctctccctcctccaccccGGGAAGACGTGGATGAGGACCCGGCCATGAAACCACAGTCAGTGCTCAACAGAGTGAAGATGTTTGAGAATAAACGGTCTGTTTCTATGGACAGGGCTAAAGAGGGAGCAGAGTCATCAGTACTGAGG CCTGCAGATGTTCCTAAACCTGTCAGTGCCCCAGGCCCAGTCCTCAAAGCAAATTCCCTCAGCAACTTGGAGCAGGAGAAGTCCGTCTATAG GGCTCCTGAGCCACAGAAGCCCCACACTAAACCTCTGGATGATGTGGTTCGTTCCAACCACTATGACCCAGACGAGGACGAGGAGTACTACAGGAAGCAGCTGTCCTACTTTGATCGCCGTAGTTTTGACAGCAAAGCCATGGGCCAGCCCAATCCTGGTATCACCCGCTTCTATGATCTTCCCAAACCATCTCAGCTGTCCTACCCCTACAATAG AGTTGAGTCTGCAGAAAAGGTGAGTCCAGTGGAAAAAAGATATGAACATCTGCCCCAAATCAGCCCCGCCTCTCAGTATGGGCCCCCAGCCTCTGCTATCCCACCTAGCACGCTGCCCAAACTCAGCCCCAGTGATG CCATCTCCATACCTGAACCGCTGAGCTCACCCAATCCTAAACCCGAGCTGGCAGCTCTCAGACAGACTAGCAGAGAAGAACCGGCACCAGTTGGCTACCTGCCCCCACGAGGCCTCCCTGACAAATCGCCGGTCAACGGCACTGATGCAGCACCTCCAAAGACACTTGGTGCTCCCGCTCCAACTGGCTATAACCGCTATGTTCCCAAGCCTTACACCAGCTCAGCCAGGCCCTTTGAACGCAAGTTTGAGAGCCCCAAATTCAACCACAACCTGCTGCCAAATGACACACAGGTGAAGACAGATCTCCTCAGCAAGTCCACCACGGTGAGCAACAGCAGCGGGAAACCTCAGCTTTCACCACAGCCCCCGGATCATGACAGCGGCCTGGACACCTTCACACGCACTATGGACAACAGGCCCAAATACCAGCACAATAACATTAACGCCATCCCCAAGGCCATTCCTGTAAG CCCCAGTGCACTGGAGGATGATGACGAGGATGAAGGGCACACAGTGGTAGCAACTGCCCGGGGGATCTTTAACTGTAACGGAGGGGTCCTTAGCTCCATCGAGACAGGTGTCAGCATCATCATTCCCCACGGTGCCATCCCCGAAAGCGTGGAGCAGGAAATTTACTTTAAGGTGTGCCGGGACAACAGCATCCTACCCCCCCTGGACAAGGAGAAAG GAGAAACGCTGCTAAGTCCGCTGGTGATGTGTGGCCCCCATGGACTCAAGTTCCTGAAGCCGGTGGAGCTGCGCTTACCTCACTGTGCGTCTATGACTCCTGATGGTTGGTCTTTTGCTCTAAAATCCTCCGACTCCTCGTCGG GTGACCCCAAAACATGGCAGAACAAATCTCTCCCTGGAGATCCAAACTACCTGGTGGGTGcaaactgtgtgtctgtgctcatAGACCACTTCTGA
- the tjp1b gene encoding tight junction protein ZO-1 isoform X3, translated as MITCAFLWVGFLVAVDSTMVNYQKYITVMQLALGVTASNKEHCLPPRKRFWIHPSPTAGSITAASSASTIQGKPSLRRIKGRIHRSKSLDSIDLLDSNSAAMEETVIWEQHTVTLHRAPGFGFGIAISGGRDNPHFQSGETSIVISDVLKGGPAEGLLQENDRVVMVNAVSMDNVEHAYAVQQLRKSGKIAKITIRRKRKVHVPMGRLGERETMSEHDEEEDSYDEEIYETRSGRSGAYSGVGGAMGRRSGRSSGRRDRDRERSGSRERSLSPRSDRRSHNLPPRPAKVTLVKSRKNEAEYGLRLASHIFVKDISPESLAARDGNIQEGDVVLKINGTVTENLSLIDAKKLIERSKGKLKMVVQRDDRATLLNIPDLDDSIASANASDRDDISDIHSLASDHSNRSHDRHRSSHSRSPDRRSEPSDHSRHSPPQTSNGSHRSRDDERISKPASTPAKLAEEVPLPKPKESAVAREDKQFPPLPEPKPVYAQPGQPDVDLPVSPSDAPVPSAAHDDSILRPSMKLVKFKKGESVGLRLAGGNDVGIFVAGVLEDSPAAKEGLEEGDQILRVNNVDFANIIREEAVLFLLDLPKGEEVTILAQKKKDVYRRIVESDVGDSFYIRTHFEYEKESPYGLSFNKGEVFRVVDTLYNGKLGSWLAIRIGKNHQEVERGIIPNKNRAEQLSSVQYTLPKTAGGDRADFWRFRGLRSSKRNLRKSREDLSSQPVQTKFPAYERVVLREAGFLRPVVIFGPIADVAREKLSREEPDLFELAKSEPRDAGTDQRSSGIIRLHTIKQIIDRDKHAVLDITPNAVDRLNYAQWYPIVVFLNPDNKQGVKNMRTRLCPESRKSARKLYERAIKLRKNNHHLFTTTINLNNMNDGWYGALKETIQQQQNQLVWVSEGKADGTTEDDLDIHDDRLSYLSAPGSEYSMYSTDSRHTSDYEDTDTEGGAYTDQELDETLNDEVGLPTGPAITRSSEPVREDPPVIQETPGCPGYQHPLQPDPASRIDPAGFKMAAPQQQDEAALPMPLLPPTVVAPPAVEQPVQLEGMHLEEPSAAAAAPQADSLSSPSPAPELIQPPPPPPLHEPHLSGLPGPEPKMYKKDLYNLEDPVRINHGLKQSLSYSHQPPYQDKQPYREYDHPPYGYDGGGYAEPKPHNTDSHLHYDNRVPHYNEQWPPYDQQTSSSQPTGYQPGHQQPMGYNPRSPYEDGPGRDYSPPQPRYDEAPPVGYDGRPRHSKPGPIRYDEPPPPPPASYDARSPYEAEPHGFPINSPRSPEPPKQYYGDSILRPSYIPGPPHRGYKQGIHEPINSEPTIPPPKPETLPSPGEPALTPGTKPLPPPPREDVDEDPAMKPQSVLNRVKMFENKRSVSMDRAKEGAESSVLRPADVPKPVSAPGPVLKANSLSNLEQEKSVYRAPEPQKPHTKPLDDVVRSNHYDPDEDEEYYRKQLSYFDRRSFDSKAMGQPNPGITRFYDLPKPSQLSYPYNRVESAEKVSPVEKRYEHLPQISPASQYGPPASAIPPSTLPKLSPSDAISIPEPLSSPNPKPELAALRQTSREEPAPVGYLPPRGLPDKSPVNGTDAAPPKTLGAPAPTGYNRYVPKPYTSSARPFERKFESPKFNHNLLPNDTQVKTDLLSKSTTVSNSSGKPQLSPQPPDHDSGLDTFTRTMDNRPKYQHNNINAIPKAIPVSPSALEDDDEDEGHTVVATARGIFNCNGGVLSSIETGVSIIIPHGAIPESVEQEIYFKVCRDNSILPPLDKEKGETLLSPLVMCGPHGLKFLKPVELRLPHCASMTPDGDPKTWQNKSLPGDPNYLVGANCVSVLIDHF; from the exons AGTGCAGCAATGGAGGAGACTGTCATTTGGGAACAGCACACAGTGACATTACACAGG gCACCAGGGTTTGGCTTTGGAATTGCCATATCAGGGGGTCGGGATAACCCTCATTTTCAGAGCGGCGAGACCTCCATTGTCATCTCGGATGTGCTGAAGGGAGGCCCAGCAGAAGGCCTGTTGCA GGAAAATGACAGAGTTGTTATGGTCAATGCAGTCTCTATGGACAATGTGGAGCATGCATATGCTGTCCAGCAGCTTCGTAAAAGTGGAAAAATTGCCAAAATT ACAATCAGACGGAAGAGGAAGGTGCATGTCCCCATGGGCCGATTAGGGGAACGGGAAACTATGTCAGAGCATGACGAGGAGGAGGACAGCTATGATGAAGAGATATACGAGACACGAAGCGGACGCAGTGGTGCTTACAGTGGTGTGGGTGGGGCCATGGGAAGGCGCAGCGGGCGGAGCAGTGGGCGAAGGGACAGGGACCGCGAGCGCAGTGGCTCACGGGAGAGGAGTCTATCCCCACGTTCTGACCGGCGCTCACACAACCTGCCCCCACGTCCTGCCAAGGTCACACTTGTCAAATCCCGGAAAAATGAAG CAGAATATGGCCTGCGCCTGGCCAGCCACATCTTTGTCAAGGACATTTCCCCTGAGAGCCTGGCAGCCCGGGACGGCAACATCCAGGAAGGGGACGTTGTACTAAAG ATCAATGGCACAGTGACAGAGAACCTCTCCTTGATAGACGCCAAGAAGCTGATAGAAAGGTCAAAGGGCAAGCTAAAAATGGTTGTTCAGAGGGACGATAGAGCGACCTTGCTGAACATCCCTGACCTCGATGACAGTATTGCTTCCGCCAACGCCTCTGACAGAGATG ACATTTCAGATATTCATTCTCTGGCATCCGACCATTCCAATCGATCGCATGACAGACATCGTAGCAGTCACTCTCGCTCTCCAGACAGACGATCCGAGCCGTCGGACCACTCCAGACACTCGCCCCCACAAACAAGCAATGGCAG TCACAGAAGTCGTGATGATGAACGAATCTCAAAACCGGCTTCGACACCAGCGAAGCTAGCGGAGGAGGTTCCTCTGCCCAAGCCGAAGGAGTCTGCTGTTGCCAGAGAGGACAAACAGTTTCCACCACTCCCAG AGCCCAAGCCGGTATATGCTCAGCCTGGACAGCCAGATGTAGACCTGCCAGTCAGTCCCTCTGATGCCCCTGTGCCAAGTGCTGCCCATGATGATAGTATCTTACG GCCAAGCATGAAACTGGTGAAGTTTAAGAAGGGGGAAAGTGTGGGGCTGCGGCTTGCTGGAGGGAATGATGTGGGCATCTTCGTAGCTGGAGTGCTAGAGGATAGCCCAGCTGCTAAGGAGGGCCTGGAGGAGGGTGACCAAATTCTCAGG GTAAATAATGTAGATTTTGCAAACATAATTCGAGAGGAGGCAGTGCTGTTCCTCCTGGACCTTCCTAAGGGTGAAGAGGTGACCATTTTggcacagaagaagaaagatg TGTATCGGCGGATCGTGGAGTCAGATGTCGGTGACTCCTTCTACATTCGAACACATTTTGAGTATGAAAAGGAGTCTCCTTATGGATTAAGCTTTAACAAGGGTGAGGTTTTCCGTGTAGTTGACACCCTCTACAATGGCAAGCTGGGCTCCTGGCTTGCTATCCGTATTGGCAAGAATCATCAAGAGGTGGAGAGGGGCATCATCCCGAACAAAAACAG AGCGGAGCAGCTCTCCAGCGTGCAATACACCCTTCCAAAAACAGCAGGGGGCGACAGGGCTGACTTCTGGAGGTTCCGTGGTCTTCGCAGCTCCAAGAGGAACCTTaggaagagcagagaggacCTCTCCTCTCAACCAGTCCAGACAAAGTTTCCAGCTTATGAAAGAGTAGTCTTGAGAGAGG ccGGTTTCCTGAGACCAGTTGTGATTTTTGGGCCCATCGCTGACGTTGCTCGGGAAAAACTCTCCAGAGAAGAGCCTGATCTTTTTGAGCTTGCAA AGAGTGAACCGAGAGATGCAGGAACAGACCAGCGTAGTTCAGGAATCATTCGTCTTCACACCATTAAGCAGATCATTGACAGA GACAAACATGCTGTGCTAGACATCACACCTAATGCTGTGGACAGGCTGAACTATGCTCAGTGGTACCCAATTGTAGTCTTCCTAAATCCTGATAATAAGCAGGGTGTAAAGAACATGAGGACCAGACTATGTCCAGAGTCCAGGAAGAGTGCAAGGAAGCTCTATGAGAGAGCCATTAAACTGAGGAAAAATAATCACCACCTGTTTACCA CCACCATCAACTTGAACAATATGAATGACGGCTGGTACGGCGCATTGAAAGAAACAATCCAGCAACAGCAGAACCAGTTGGTGTGGGTGTCAGAGGGCAAG GCGGATGGCACTACAGAGGATGACTTGGACATCCACGATGACCGTCTGTCCTACCTATCAGCGCCAGGTAGCGAGTATTCAATGTATAGTACGGACAGCCGCCACACTTCTGACTATGAGGACACGGACACGGAGGGTGGAGCATACACAGACCAGGAACTTGACGAGACTTTGAATGATGAGGTGGGTCTGCCCACCGGGCCCGCCATCACTCGCTCTTCAGAGCCTGTGCGAGAAGACCCACCTGTAATTCAGGAAACTCCTGGTTGCCCTGGATACCAGCACCCTTTGCAGCCTGACCCAGCCAGTCGCATAGACCCTGCTGGATTCAAAATGGCCGCCCCACAGCAG CAAGATGAAGCTGCTCTGCCCATGCCCTTGTTGCCTCCGACGGTGGTAGCGCCCCCTGCTGTTGAGCAGCCTGTACAGCTAGAGGGTATGCACCTAGAGGAGCCGTCTGCTGCAGCCGCAGCTCCTCAGGCTGACTCACTTAGCAGCCCCAGCCCTGCCCCTGAGCTTATTcagcccccaccaccaccaccactacatGAACCCCACCTGTCTGGACTGCCTGGTCCAGAACCAAAG ATGTATAAGAAAGATCTGTACAATTTGGAGGACCCAGTGCGAATCAACCATGGCCTGAAGCAGTCTCTGAGCTACAGTCACCAGCCACCGTACCAGGACAAACAGCCATACCGCGAATACGACCACCCGCCTTACGGATATGATGGAGGCGGCTATGCAGAACCAAAGCCTCACAACACTGACTCTCACCTGCACTACGACAACCGTGTGCCTCATTACAATGAACAGTGGCCCCCCTATGACCAGCAGACCTCATCCTCCCAGCCCACAGGGTACCAGCCGGGCCACCAGCAACCCATGGGCTACAACCCCCGGTCACCCTACGAGGATGGACCAGGGAGGGACTACAGCCCCCCTCAGCCACGATACGATGAGGCCCCACCAGTGGGCTATGATGGCAGACCACGCCACAGTAAACCTGGGCCTATTCGTTATGATGAACCTCCACCACCGCCCCCAGCAAGCTATGACGCCCGCTCTCCCTATGAAGCAGAACCTCACGGCTTTCCCATTAATTCACCTCGTTCGCCAGAGCCTCCAAAGCAGTATTACGGTGACTCTATTCTGAGGCCCTCCTACATTCCTGGACCTCCACACCGGGGCTATAAGCAAGGGATACATGAGCCTATAAACTCTGAACCCACTATTCCCCCACCTAAACCAGAGACCCTGCCCTCCCCAGGTGAACCAGCACTCACACCAGGCACCAAacctctccctcctccaccccGGGAAGACGTGGATGAGGACCCGGCCATGAAACCACAGTCAGTGCTCAACAGAGTGAAGATGTTTGAGAATAAACGGTCTGTTTCTATGGACAGGGCTAAAGAGGGAGCAGAGTCATCAGTACTGAGG CCTGCAGATGTTCCTAAACCTGTCAGTGCCCCAGGCCCAGTCCTCAAAGCAAATTCCCTCAGCAACTTGGAGCAGGAGAAGTCCGTCTATAG GGCTCCTGAGCCACAGAAGCCCCACACTAAACCTCTGGATGATGTGGTTCGTTCCAACCACTATGACCCAGACGAGGACGAGGAGTACTACAGGAAGCAGCTGTCCTACTTTGATCGCCGTAGTTTTGACAGCAAAGCCATGGGCCAGCCCAATCCTGGTATCACCCGCTTCTATGATCTTCCCAAACCATCTCAGCTGTCCTACCCCTACAATAG AGTTGAGTCTGCAGAAAAGGTGAGTCCAGTGGAAAAAAGATATGAACATCTGCCCCAAATCAGCCCCGCCTCTCAGTATGGGCCCCCAGCCTCTGCTATCCCACCTAGCACGCTGCCCAAACTCAGCCCCAGTGATG CCATCTCCATACCTGAACCGCTGAGCTCACCCAATCCTAAACCCGAGCTGGCAGCTCTCAGACAGACTAGCAGAGAAGAACCGGCACCAGTTGGCTACCTGCCCCCACGAGGCCTCCCTGACAAATCGCCGGTCAACGGCACTGATGCAGCACCTCCAAAGACACTTGGTGCTCCCGCTCCAACTGGCTATAACCGCTATGTTCCCAAGCCTTACACCAGCTCAGCCAGGCCCTTTGAACGCAAGTTTGAGAGCCCCAAATTCAACCACAACCTGCTGCCAAATGACACACAGGTGAAGACAGATCTCCTCAGCAAGTCCACCACGGTGAGCAACAGCAGCGGGAAACCTCAGCTTTCACCACAGCCCCCGGATCATGACAGCGGCCTGGACACCTTCACACGCACTATGGACAACAGGCCCAAATACCAGCACAATAACATTAACGCCATCCCCAAGGCCATTCCTGTAAG CCCCAGTGCACTGGAGGATGATGACGAGGATGAAGGGCACACAGTGGTAGCAACTGCCCGGGGGATCTTTAACTGTAACGGAGGGGTCCTTAGCTCCATCGAGACAGGTGTCAGCATCATCATTCCCCACGGTGCCATCCCCGAAAGCGTGGAGCAGGAAATTTACTTTAAGGTGTGCCGGGACAACAGCATCCTACCCCCCCTGGACAAGGAGAAAG GAGAAACGCTGCTAAGTCCGCTGGTGATGTGTGGCCCCCATGGACTCAAGTTCCTGAAGCCGGTGGAGCTGCGCTTACCTCACTGTGCGTCTATGACTCCTGATG GTGACCCCAAAACATGGCAGAACAAATCTCTCCCTGGAGATCCAAACTACCTGGTGGGTGcaaactgtgtgtctgtgctcatAGACCACTTCTGA